The following is a genomic window from Nicotiana tabacum cultivar K326 chromosome 3, ASM71507v2, whole genome shotgun sequence.
ATTTCTAATTTTTgcaatatttatattaatttATTGATAGATGTTGCAAGAAGTACTGCCACCCAATTGCATTCATTCAAGAGTTCTGCATTACAAGAAAATACGCCAAAGACATGGTATTTATCAATAGGACATGCATGTTCATTGGAGTAACTAAGTATCGTAGGATCTTTTGATGTATACAATTTATGCACTaaaataattctaagctaataggtACTCACCCACTCCAATTAGgtaaatataaattcttttaatcaattcatcaaacaccttgtatgcgtgcttttgggagttaaaccactttagtaaagggttatataaactcacctcaaaacttctcgagccaatacgtaggcCCCAATCCAATTGACACCCGTCAAACAATCGTTTCTACAACAATCagtgtattttaattaattttaaagttttgcACCTAAACACGGAACTTTACTGTTGATATAAAGaaagaagggaattaactattcaattcttacctattACTACTTAGGGTAATTGACAATAGGAAATTTTATATACCTGAATTCGAATAAGTGATTTGTAAAGAACCCTacatcttttttctttgttgACTGAGTCGTTGCCTCTGTTTCGTAGTGCTCTGTTTCAGTTTATCGTGTAACACTTCTAATCCTTCTGCTGAATGCACGTTTTAGCCCTTTTTGTTCTGTTGAGGCTTTTTAGCCTTcagcctttttttttctttctttagtttTGTTTAAGGCTTTGCCTTATGGGCTTTAgtattttccttctcttttttttcttttctttttaatttagttAGTAATTAATATACTTATTCTTAGTAATtagtaatattaataaattaATATTCCCTAATTGTatattcaattatttaaatatatatataatatttttttcactataggcaagaaaaataaaataataataataatttagttctataATTAGCGTGTCtcgaaacttttataaatttgaggagtgttacacaAGAGGTCTATAACAAGCTATTTGGTCAAGTTTGGAGGTGCACTAATATCTTGGAAGTCAAAGAAATAGTAAATTGTATCTAAGAGTTCAACAGAAACTGAATTCAGGAGTATGGCTTCATGCACAGCTAAGATAACCTGGCTAATAGGATTGTTCAAAGAGCTTGGAGTAGATGTGGAACTCCCAATAAAGCTGAGGTGTGATAGCAAGACTGCAATCCAGATAGCAGTCAATCCAATATTTTATGAGAGAACCAAATATATAGACAATGATTGCCACTTTGTAAGGGAAAGAATCATGTAGGGAATACTCAGAACTGAACATGTTCTAACCAAAGAGCAACTAGCATATCTTCTCACAAAGAGCTTAGGAAAGGTTCAACACGACTACCTGCTATGCAGACTTTGGAGTACAAATCTATTCAAGTCAACAACTTGAGGGGGAATGTTAAGTGTACTCAAGTCCATCTAACTGTGGTTAAATTTATTAGAATAGTTAACAGAGTTGGTTAGTTAGTTAATGTATAAATGTGTATAAATAGAACACTATAACAACAAATTAGTTTGAACAGCCATTTTCACATTTCAACAAAATCAGTTACTCTCTCTGTGCCTATGGTTCTATCGAGTTCTCTCCTCTTCCTCTCTAGCTGAACCGTCATAGCCATGTAAGTTAACAAAAACATCCAACAAGAAATAATATCTGGATTATACATTCTTGTATTACTAATTCCTACAATAGTAATTCTTGTACTACAAGCTCTACTTTACTAATTCACGCATTGTTAATTTGGCATAATTTGTCCCTTAAGTCAAACGAACCCCAAATGTATCTACTACTTTCTCTATTCTATTTTATATGATTGTATATCTTTTAGCACataaaaaaatcataattattatttatatttaacataatttaagtaacttaaaattattatttatttttaatgatATAATTTTATAGTCATTCAAACAtcatatttttaaagaaaatcttAAATACGAGTCAGTCAAATAGTTTCCAAAAAtattcatataaaataaaaaatggaagTACTACTAGAGACTTTAACTGTATAACATGTGGGAGgtaaataaaggaaaaaggaaaaagaaaaaagataattaAGAAAAGAAAGACTGGATCCTAGGTTCGGGGGTGAAAAGTTAAAGGCTCAAAGCTGGCCAGGGGAGAAGTACGGTATTCAGTATTCACACTGTGAAGAAATGAGGATCCAGCTGGGATCTCGTCGGAGGCGACTGTCTCTCCACCGCGCACTCGTCGCCACTGCAATTTTCACAGCCATTGGCCTATTGATCCTAACTTTGAGGTCCGTCGATCCATCCACCCAACTCCCAATCACCACCTCTGATTCTGAAAACAGAGATGCTAAGCCAGCTCATACTACAAATCTCCGCTCTGATGCTGCTCAATCACTGAAAACATGCGCTACGGTTGAGGAGATGGGCGAGGTCTTTAGCCGTGGGTTTTCAGAGGAAAGTTACCGAGTCAGGAATATCATTCAAAATCACTTTGCTATTAATGGTACTTATTAACTAacttcatttcatttcattttacTATTATCTATTGGATTTGTGAACCACAGTTATGcttaattttttatcaaattgCTGGAAGTACTGTTACAGTTTCGGAAAGTTAATTAAGTTATATACACCGACACCGACATTGCAATCAATCAGTGTAATTTTACCTGTTATGACAAGTTacgggaaaattttattttgtgtctgtCAGTTGTATGAGTCAACCTTTTGTGTCACAGTTTTGTGGACCCAGATTTCTGTGGATCCAGAAGTGtaagattggggtccacaaatCTGTGAGACAAAAAGGAGCCTCATACAACTAGTACTATCAACGGAAATCATTTCATACTGTCTCCTTTTTAGGTGCTTCGAGAGTCCGAGCGCTTCCGCCAGAGGAGTTCTGCAGGCATGGTTTTGTGTTGGGGAAAGCATCAGAAGCAGGTTTTGGTAATGAGATGTACAAAATCTTAACTGCGGCCGCACTGAGCGTGATGTTGAACCGGTCGTTGATAATTGGGCAAACCAGGCATATATTGGTTCTCTCTCAAGCCTTTCTATTTGTACATATCTAGTTTCGGATTCCATATTTCTTAACTATTTCTCGTATATAAGTGAAGTTCTTTTTCTTCATAATAAATAATACTATGGATTATGCATAGTTTTAGTGGCCTAGTACTCTGGAAATATCTTCTTTACTGTCTAATTTTTGCATTTCGAAAATTTCAGGGGTAGATATCCTTTTGAGGATTTCATCTCTTACTCCAATATTTCCTTTACATTGAAAGAAATCAAGCACCTTTGGAGACAGAATGGTTGTCTGACCAAGTATGGGAGGCATCTCATTATCAGAATTGATGACTTCCAGAAGCCAGCACGAACAAATGTTCTGTGTAGCAATTGGAGGGTTTGGGAACAGCCTATTATCTGGTAAATGAGAATGTCATTCATGATTCTTGTTCTCTACACTCTTCctaaaattttataaaagaaaGTAATCATTTCGATGAATGACTTTGTTGGGCCAGGTTCCAGAATACAACAGATGCCGTGGCTGCTCAATTTTTCTTGAAGAATGTACATGATGAGATGAGGATAGCTGCTTCTAATTTGTTTGGAAAACCAGCTGACCTTCACCATAGGCCTAACGTATTTGGGGAGCTAATGAGACTTCTCATATCTCCGTCGGAGAATATTCAACATGCTGTGAACTGGGCACTTAGTGGTGGTGCTGACCCTGATATTGCTCTACACATGCGGATGCTTATGAATAGGTAGTGTAACTTGAAAGTTTATTCTTGCCTCGCCATATAATAGGTCATTACTATATAACtttctgattttttatttttttttaataaacacTTGCTGAAGTTGAAGGTTTCTGGTAAAAACTAGTAGCTGAAGTAACAATGTCTCAGTTAGATTAAGATAATGTGAAGAAAGTTGAATAGTTTGGTTGGTCTCTTACCAGTATTCTATAGTAGGGTAAAAGCAAATTTATCTATTTAAATCCAGAAAAGAAATGAGTCAAAAGTTGCACAAGTTCTTGATTATACTATTCTATATCCTAAGATATTTAAGCTTCAAATTCGAAGCTGGTTCTTTTACTCGTAGAAGCTCCAGTTTCGTTCTGTGCATAAAGTCCATATGATGCAATAGGCTATCGTAGTTCTACATCTTCTTCCCATTATCTTTCCCAATGCATGAATGAACATAGATTATTTGTCCTCCAGTGCATTGTTTCTGATAGTAGAGTGATTTGCAGTAGATAATCTTCTTTTGATAAGTTGCACAATATATAATCTTTTAAGAGATGTTTGGAAACTAGTGAAGGGAAAAGGAGAGAAAGGGAGGggaagtttgaaatttttttcCCATTGTCTGGTTTGGATGAAGGAAGAGCAAGAATATGAGaggaaaaattattttccaaactgaagaaagaaaagaaaataactttctttcatttctcttGTTTCTTTGTGATATTTCTTTTGCTCCTCCTAAAACTAGGGGTTAGTTTTTGTTTCAACAACAAATGGAGCTCAAGATAGCATTGTTGATTTTCTTATTACTTGGTTAAGTTATTGTTCCAAATTATCTCTTCATTTTGAACAGTGAATGCTTGAAGGGAAAAATAGAGCATTTAATGCCTTTACCTATCCAGACCTTATGCTATGTGTGAATTTTCAAGATCTCAGGATCTAGGTAAATATGACCCCACTTCCACTTATCAATAGTTCACTGACTTGCATGGGGTTTTCCTGttctatttcccttttttttttgtgtccatCAGAAAGAAAGTAAAATAGGGAGAAAATTTTCTAGATGAAATTAGTTTATCCTGCCTTGGAATACTTGCAGTTTATTTCAGTGCTACCTTTCCATAACAGAGATTGTAGAAAAAGATTTGATGCTGTACCTTTCCAGTGCATGTGGATCATACATGTAGTGGGGACAGTTGATGTTGTGTATATTTGCAGTTTTTGCAGTATACGATTTTCAGTAGATTGTCAGAAAGAATTAACATGAGCCCGTACTCCGCAGTTAATTATCAACTTTCATCCTTTTTATTTTCTCAGGTCCATTAGAGCAGTTCAAGCAGCTTTCTCTTGCATCAGAAAATCTGTGGAAAATCTGAAATTGACGTCCAAGCCCAGAGTAGTTTTAGTTTCAGATAATCCTTCTCTAGTCAAAGATATTGCTCCAGACTTGAATCAGTTTGCAGAAGTAAGCTGGTTTTTCCAGTTCCCTTGTTGCTGCTTAATCTTTTAAAATAACAGGAAGCACTACTTATCAGAGATCCAACTTGTAGTACTCCAACTTCACAATCTGAAGGAGCTGGGTTGTTGACATGCTTATTTGGTTTTGCTAGGTCCTTCACTTCGATTTCGAaagctttaaaggaaatatatcTGGCAACTCACATGTTCATACTCTCAATTTTAGAACGAAGGATTGGGGTACAGCACCAAGATGGgttgcatttgttgatttctttCTTGCTTCACGTGCAAAACATGCAGTTGTCTCTGGGGCTCACCGGCGTGTTGGGACCACGTTTGCTCAGCTGGTTGCAGCGTTGGCTGCAGCTAACAGCCTTGGTAACTTTGTAACTTCACAGTGGTTTAATCCCACCCTTTGGTGaatatgtcttttttttttttttttttaaatgtttctCACTCACATATATCTTACTCAGATGATAGATCCTCTGCTGGATCAAACTTCACCTTCCTCAGTAGCTTCCAGAGTAACTTGCTTGCAGAAGGTCTAAAGAATCAGATTGGTTGGGGGCACGTATGGAACCGATTTGCTGGTACGTTAAGCTGCCACAACCAATCTAAGCAATGTGCTCATACTCCTATTCTTCCGCCTGCATGGTGGGATGGACTTTGGCAGTCACCTATTCCACGGGATGTACACAGAATGGAAGCATATGGCATCCGCCTTTCTGGTTTTGGGACATTTGATGACAATCAGCTACACTCTTTCTGTAGTTCAAGGAAACAATCTGTGCTTACCGTTCCATTAATTTAGATATGTTGTTAGCCACATTCATTGGGAGATTTCTCCTGGTCATGCTGAttttattttggcattgatttattttTTTCCAATTAGTGCGCTACTTGAGCTGATGCATGTCGAATGCTGTTGTATTCCCGAATGGCCGGAACAGATCCTAAAGACCTGGAGTTACTGAATTTAAATTACCAACAACAGTGGCATTAATGTCAAATTCTAAAATATTTGCAGTCGTCCTTATGAATTCTCACTTAAATTTGCTTCATTTGGATCTTCATTCTAATATTAAATAACTTTggtcttttctttaaaaaaaatatattagatCCTTCTTTATGGTTTCTATTGATATGCACATCTCTAAACAAGCTTGGTTGTCTACGATTCTTCCTCGAACCTGATTTCTATTCATATACACCTCTAAACAAGCCTGGTTGTCTGTGATTCTTCCTCGAACCTGCGTGAACGTGAATTATCCTGTGCATCAAACTGCCCTTTTTGTGGTATTATCTATATGAATCTTTTACTTACATTGTGTAATGTTTTTGGGATGTTTGTAATTATTTTGAGAGATTGTAGACAGTTTTGCTCCCATATGACTCCACTGGTGCACGAACATGTTGATCCACCAGAAAGCACGTTTTTTTCTTCTGTGTTAGCTAATCTAACAATGGGATTACACCCACGAAGTGTTAACTTTAGATTACAACAGAAAGCTGAACACTTAATACACATTGATATAAAGTAAAAGCAAGCTAGCCTATTTCTATCAACTCATCTTAACAGGAATAACATCTATCCTgaactccaaatcttcaactggaATCTCccttcaaacttgctccaatctaATTCAACACATACTTTTGATTAGGGACTTGCTACTCAGAGCGCGATGGAGTGTCCCACTGGTCTAACGACGACGTCTAGTCTAAGTCTTGCGTTGGCGTGTAGCAGCGCCATCGCCTCAGCTCTGTACTCCATCGAATTGCTCAGCAGCAGTATCAGCTTGCTCCCTTATATCCCATTGCATCAAGTTGTCTCTGTAGCCTCCTCGCCTGCTTGCGGTCTCCATTGTCTCGAAAACCCAATATCTTCTTCT
Proteins encoded in this region:
- the LOC107794385 gene encoding uncharacterized protein LOC107794385, which codes for MRIQLGSRRRRLSLHRALVATAIFTAIGLLILTLRSVDPSTQLPITTSDSENRDAKPAHTTNLRSDAAQSLKTCATVEEMGEVFSRGFSEESYRVRNIIQNHFAINGASRVRALPPEEFCRHGFVLGKASEAGFGNEMYKILTAAALSVMLNRSLIIGQTRGRYPFEDFISYSNISFTLKEIKHLWRQNGCLTKYGRHLIIRIDDFQKPARTNVLCSNWRVWEQPIIWFQNTTDAVAAQFFLKNVHDEMRIAASNLFGKPADLHHRPNVFGELMRLLISPSENIQHAVNWALSGGADPDIALHMRMLMNRSIRAVQAAFSCIRKSVENLKLTSKPRVVLVSDNPSLVKDIAPDLNQFAEVLHFDFESFKGNISGNSHVHTLNFRTKDWGTAPRWVAFVDFFLASRAKHAVVSGAHRRVGTTFAQLVAALAAANSLDDRSSAGSNFTFLSSFQSNLLAEGLKNQIGWGHVWNRFAGTLSCHNQSKQCAHTPILPPAWWDGLWQSPIPRDVHRMEAYGIRLSGFGTFDDNQLHSFCSSRKQSVLTVPLI